Proteins encoded within one genomic window of Eurosta solidaginis isolate ZX-2024a chromosome 1, ASM4086904v1, whole genome shotgun sequence:
- the LOC137249996 gene encoding JNK1/MAPK8-associated membrane protein — translation MDRCPGQYCGRTLYANGSWSDCGACERGYRVNDSYICAPCRDELNAYSWLYLGFMAMLPLMLHCFFIDLHAKDRKFSRKQLILTACAFIEVTLSALLAILLMDPIWELRLHSCGVRKFTDWYTLFYNPNPNYETRLHCTQEAVYPLQTIVLVFYFLCLVTMFLIRPFVSAITDVRGKSPIYAALYFLPLLTSIHALACGLIYLFFPYLSIGIAMITNAIHYSVKLDQSFKALIRSSLLEVKNFVIITVHWLLLAYGIVALGHHYAFLSLIPFPSIFYILTVRFTDPVEFREVEVRQN, via the exons ATGGATCGTTGTCCTGGTCAATATTGTGGTCGTACATTGTATGCCAATGGTAGCTGGTCTGATTGTGGCGCCTGTGAACGTGGCTATCGCGTAAATGATTCATACATATGTGCACCCTGTCGCGATGAGCTCAACGCCTACTCTTGGCTCTATTTGGGTTTTATGGCAATGTTACCGCTTATGCTGCATTGCTTCTTTATTGACTTACATGCAAAAGATCGCAA ATTCTCACGCAAGCAATTGATACTTACCGCTTGTGCATTCATTGAAGTAACCCTTTCAGCTTTGCTGGCCATCTTGCTTATGGACCCAATATGGGAACTGCGTTTACATTCTTGCGGTGTACGCAAATTTACCGATTGGTATACCTTGTTTTATAATCCCAATCCTAATTATGAGACTCGTTTGCATTGCACCCAAGAAGCTGTATATCCGCT TCAAACCATTGTGCTCGTATTCTATTTCCTGTGCTTGGTGACAATGTTTTTAATTCGCCCTTTTGTCAGCGCAATTACTGATGTACGTGGTAAATCGCCCATTTATGCAGCACTCTATTTTCTGCCACTTCTAACTTCCATACATGCACTTGCTTGTGGTCTTATTT atttgttttttccaTACTTGAGCATTGGTATTGCCATGATAACAAATGCGATACATTACTCTGTCAAATTAGATCAGTCGTTTAAAGCTTTGATACGTTCATCACTGCTGGAAGTGAAAAATTTCGTCATTATAA CTGTACATTGGCTATTATTGGCCTATGGAATCGTTGCTTTAGGTCATCATTATGCGTTTTTGTCTCTAATACCATTCCCGTCAATATTTTATATACTCACCGTTCGCTTCACAGATCCAGTTGAGTTTCGTGAAGTTGAAGTCAGACAAAACTAA
- the LOC137250006 gene encoding LOW QUALITY PROTEIN: uncharacterized protein (The sequence of the model RefSeq protein was modified relative to this genomic sequence to represent the inferred CDS: deleted 1 base in 1 codon), with product MFSSHAHLKKRTPEGGIPRPDYIEHLVEEYHTTTNIEAQEQVTANLCNFAYDPINWKYLKEVDALGVFEECAKSPNERLQLHGISALCNMCFDSETYKFITKLEVLALIHKLLHTTEATDIHLNCIALLYQLLISDNCRPEIKNQIAAPYVLKKVTQLRNSPDPRVKNIASLFCEDFGSRFEQVVDMKYVLTSAKRFKSQTATIAFKEVKLVKRFSQMELDRFSFLTGDSNPIHSVSTPSKERKVHGAFLNAVVAGIIGTQLPGAGTIVLSQKFSFPNACRVDVDTDIVVRLVRERKISLVEYECSQNKKVVFIGEAKLLLKQ from the exons ATGTTTTCTAGTCATGCACATCTAAAAAAACGAACCCCAGAAGGAGGTATACCACGGCCAGATTACATTGAGCATCTAGTTGAAGAATATCACACAACCACCAACATAG aaGCCCAAGAGCAAGTAACAGCAAATTTATGTAATTTTGCTTATGACCCAATCAATTGGAAATATCTGAAAGAAGTTGACGCTTTGGGAGTATTCGAAGAATGTGCTAAAAGCCCGAATGAACGATTGCAGCTACACGGAATTTCCGCACTGTGTAATATGTGCTTTG ATTCAGAGACCTACAAATTTATTACCAAATTGGAAGTCTTAGCACTCATACATAAGTTACTACACACAACCGAGGCAACAGATATACATCTAAATTGCATTGCGCTTCTGTACCAACTACTTATATCAGATAACTGCCGACcagaaattaaaaatcaaatagcGGCTCCATATGTTTTAAAAAAGGTGACACAATTAAGAAACAGCCCCGATCCACGCGTAAAAAATATTGCTTCATTATTTTGCGAAGATTTTGGTTCCCGATTTGAACAGGTTGTAGATATGAAATATGTTCTTACAAGTGCTAAAA GGTTCAAAAGCCAAACAGCAACAATAGCATTTAAAGAAGTTAAGCTAGTTAAACGTTTCAGTCAAATGGAACTAGACAGGTTCTCATTCCTAACAGGCGATTCTAATCCAATACATAGCGTTAGTACACCATCAAAGGAGCGTAAAGTACATGGCGCTTTCCTTAATGCAGTGGTGGCTGGTATTATTGGCACACAATTGCCAGGAGCAGGTACAATTGTGTTAAGTCAAAAGTTTAGTTTTCCCAACGCTTGTCGTGTAGATGTAGACACAGATATTGTCGTTCGTTTAGTAAGGGAGCGAAAAATCTCCCTGGTCGAATACGAGTGTTCACAgaataaaaaagtagtttttaTTGGTGAAGCCAAACTTTTATTAAAGCAATAA
- the mRpS33 gene encoding small ribosomal subunit protein mS33 codes for MSAYKYSDLIKLGTTYARRMNYLSNRIFGEVARPTNDKSMKVVRMFAEEPVQKRDILIKWYPRHVETHILMKNLRAYGLFRDEHEDFKEEMKRLRRLRGKAPPKKGEGKRAQKK; via the coding sequence ATGTCAGCATACAAATATAGTGACTTGATAAAGTTGGGCACAACGTATGCGCGACGTATGAATTACCTCTCCAACCGCATATTTGGTGAAGTAGCTCGTCCCACCAACGACAAGTCAATGAAGGTGGTTCGGATGTTCGCCGAGGAACCTGTACAAAAGCGTGATATATTGATCAAATGGTACCCACGACATGTAGAAACACATATACTTATGAAAAACCTACGTGCTTATGGTCTTTTCCGTGATGAGCATGAAGATTTCAAAGAGGAAATGAAACGTTTAAGACGTTTGCGTGGCAAAGCTCCGCCTAAGAAGGGTGAGGGCAAACGTGCACAAAAGAAATAA
- the LOC137250021 gene encoding HIG1 domain family member 1A, mitochondrial, with the protein MSSDSYFKDTRDEDAGSKLSRKAKDSPFMIIGIAGFVAAGLIGAYKYKTRGSMSTSVYLMQLRVIAQSTVVGALTLGLAYTMVNDYLVKDKKPTENPIPKLSN; encoded by the exons atgagtTCGGACTCGTATTTCAAGGATACACGTGATGAAGACGCGGGCAGTAAGCTCTCTAGGAAAGCAAAGGATTCGCCCTTCATGATTATTG GTATTGCTGGTTTCGTTGCTGCTGGATTGATTGGGGCATACAAATATAAAACTCGCGGGTCAATGAGCACAAGTGTTTATCTAATGCAACTACGTGTAATTGCACAAAGTACCGTAGTCGGCGCGCTGACGCTGGGTTTGGCCTATACGATGGTCAACGATTATCTGGTGAAGGATAAAAAACCCACAGAAAA TCCAATCCCGAAGCTATCCAACTAA